The DNA window TCATTCAACCCACAGTAGTCTAGTCTCTCGGGAAGCTGTtgtggcgctcagctttcttatcgaAGGTACAGTGAGTGGAGCTAGGAAGATATATCCGCTCTATGAACTTGCACTGTGGCATCCACTGCATGCGGAAACGGGCTTCTCAAAGGCCTCTAAGACTTTTTCTTTCTACAAGCTGGAAGCCTGGTTAAGGACCTGCTTGACTGGGAATCCATTTGGTACATCTGCTTGCCTCAAGTCTGGAAAGAAATTGGCTTGGGCTCACCAAGGtatttattaatatcttaatCTATATTAAATTGAATGACAGGTTATGGAACCTAGTATTTTCTGGTGTATTAGTGATCACACATCTTTTGTGGAAGACCTCAAGAATATTGCtacaataaaagggaaaaaagggaacatCTCTTTTGTAAATGACTTTTTCTCAAGGCAGCAACAATCTCAGTTGACTCATTAGTCCAACTTGCTTTGGTTGCAGCTAACAGAAACTCCAACTTCAGTTAGTTCTTTCTTTGCtttacttttgtcttttctggCTCGTTTCCCCTCTCACTCTCATGCTGATTTGTTTGAAGCTTTCCCATTTTCTGTGCCATTTAGCAGAAATTGGCTATTCCACAGTTATACCCTCATAGAGTTGTTGCAAAAATGAAGTTCTTTTAGCTATACAGACACAGGCAGACTAGCTATTTCtgaattagaaatgtaaatttataGTAGAGAGAATTTGGCTTTGGTTGCAAAGGTATCTACTTCTGATCGTCCAGTGATGGCTAACGGGATAGGTTCAGGTACTGTATGACTTCTTGGAGCCCAGGTATAAGTTTTAAGAGAAGAGAGCCTCAGAAATAGGTGCTGCACTAAGGCAAATGCCAGGCAAAATTAATGGGAAAAGACTAGAATATACTTCCAAAATCTTTGAGTTtcagagataaagagaaaatagtttccatgcaaatgtaaaaaaaaaaaaaatcacttttgtaTCAAATTTTTGTAATgctaaaattcagaaaacagttGAGCAACATCTACAATGATCCAAGTATTTTATATGCAACCAAGTTATTGCTTTAGCATGAGGTCAGACTCTCAGGTATGTATGGCTCCTATAAACAGGAGATACTATATAATTATTGATGTtgataaaagaaatataagtgCAAGTAAGTTTTTAAACATTGTTAGGTTAAGTACTAGGAGGAAAAAGGACATCTGACCTCTTAGGATTACAAAATGTGTTAGATAGTAggattacaaataatttttatcttgttttactTATAGTATTTAAAAGTTTTCTGCAGTAGCCGTATATTAGTTttctaataaaagaaaacaagaattgttttaaaagaagaatagCATACTACGTGACCTCTCCACATTTGGCAGTTTTCTTTACAAGAGTGGTCCTGGTGGCTTGCAGGGAAGTACAGTCTGAGAAAGCAATGACGTCATGGGGAGACTGTGTTAGGAGGGCAGCCTGCACAGAGTTTTTGAGTGTGAGTTTGTGCAAGGCACCATGTCTGAGAGGAAGATGTACTCTCAGTAATGATCCCGGGAGTAAAGACATGAACCTAAATAGAATGCATGGAATGATGTGGTAAGTAACTTGGGAGGAGTTCAGAATTTGTATTATggcaatttaaaaagaatatttcagaGTTGGGATGATAAATTAAGGTGAGTTGGGGAAGATACTTGAATCGCGTCaactctaccacttactagccaTATGGCCTTAGGCACATTACTTAACTTGAAGAGTagacatgaaaaaaatcttagaTCTATAGGCAATCTTGAATGGATTGTAGatttaacctttttttaaaaagacaatttaaaatttgGCAACATACAGAAAAGCACAGAGAGTAGTATAGCATACAGCTCTTTACCTGACACTCAGATCTAACACTTTTTAAACCTGTTATGTATCTAATTTTAGACATATGGACATGTAGATATGTATGAGCTCATTTGGATGATGGGTTTCCTTTGAAACtatctttatgtatttttcttaaatagttGAAGGGACAACCAAGAGAGCGAAGATTGCCTGTAATACTCACGTGGCCCCAAGGATGCACCGCATGGTGGTGATGAGCCAGGTTTACAAGCAGACGTTGGCCAAGAGCTCAGATACTCTGGTGGGGGCACATGTAAAGATCCATCGTTGCAACGAGTCTTTTATATATCTGCTCTCCCCCTTACGGTAAGCAGTCTTCATAGTGTCCTGACGTTGTTACATCTTCTTTAGAATGGGGTCCTTTTATTTGTCATCACAGAGTAATATTGTAGCCAAACGTTTTTTAATCTTATTCAAAGGAATTTACCTCATTTTTCAGATCCGTGACAATTGAGAAGTGCAGAAATAGCACCTTTGTCCTGGGCCCTGTACAGACTGCTCTTCACCTCCACAGCTGTGACAACGTTAAAGTCATTGCTGTTTGCCATCGTCTGTCCATCTCATCGACGACAGGTTGCATCTTTCACATTCTGACACCTACACGCCCCCTTATTCTCTCTGGGAACCAGAGAGTAACTTTTGCCCCTTTTCATACCCATTACCCAATGCTGGAGGACCACATGGCTAGGACCGGCCTTGCTACAGTGCCTAACTATTGGGATAATCCCATGATTGTGTGCAGAGAGTACAGCAGCCCAAGTGTCTTCCGACTCCTACCACCATGTGAATTCTATGTGTTTATTATTCCATTTGAAATGGAAGGGGACACAACAGAGATACCTGGGGGTCTTCCATCTG is part of the Bos indicus x Bos taurus breed Angus x Brahman F1 hybrid chromosome 1, Bos_hybrid_MaternalHap_v2.0, whole genome shotgun sequence genome and encodes:
- the TBCCD1 gene encoding TBCC domain-containing protein 1; protein product: MDQSGVLLWVKAEPFIVGALQIPPPSKFSLHYLRKISTYVRTRTIEGGYPRLSWSTWRHIACGKLQLAKDLAWLYFEMFDSLAMKTPEERLEWSEILSNCMSEDEVEKQRNQLSVDTLQFLLFLHIQQLNKVSLRTSLIGEEWPSPRHRAQSPDLTEKSSCHNKNWNDYSHQAFVCDHLSDLLELLLDPEQLTASFHSTHSSLVSREAVVALSFLIEGTVSGARKIYPLYELALWHPLHAETGFSKASKTFSFYKLEAWLRTCLTGNPFGTSACLKSGKKLAWAHQVEGTTKRAKIACNTHVAPRMHRMVVMSQVYKQTLAKSSDTLVGAHVKIHRCNESFIYLLSPLRSVTIEKCRNSTFVLGPVQTALHLHSCDNVKVIAVCHRLSISSTTGCIFHILTPTRPLILSGNQRVTFAPFHTHYPMLEDHMARTGLATVPNYWDNPMIVCREYSSPSVFRLLPPCEFYVFIIPFEMEGDTTEIPGGLPSAYQKALSQREKKIQVWQKTVKEARLTKDQRKQFQVLVENKFYEWLINTGHRQQLDSLVPPAAGSKQAAG